In Haliscomenobacter hydrossis DSM 1100, the DNA window ATATACCTAATGCCAGGTTAAATTTAGCATTCCTAATTCCAGTTTTAGATCCAGTTGGCGACATAATGATGATTTCTCCTGCGGCGTTGCGTTCGATTTTCAAACCTCGGTTCAAGCGGCAAAATTCAAAAAATTCGTCATCACTCATGCCCTTTTCTGGAAAGGCGAGTGCCAGGACTCCTTCAAATTGATTGGCAACGGCGGTCATGGTCTAGACTTTTTACAAAAATAGGCAATGTGACGCACTTTTACAAGGCTAAGCTCGGTAGTGCATTGGCCAAACAGCGATAAGTACGTTCTCTCTGAACAAAAGGTACTAATCATTTTCTATTTTCGTTTTTCATTGTACTATGCGCTACCATCTCATCCTATTTTTTGTGTTTCAACTCCTGGTCCAGGCAAGTTCTGCCTTTGGCCAAAGCTATACCACCCGTACTACCCTGAGTCCCAAATTGCAAAAGCAGTTTGAAAAAGTGCGGGCCCAGGTAGATGCCAAAGCCTTTACCGAAGCCAAAACGGGTTTGAACAAAATCCTGCAAGAAGACCCCAACTTCATCGACGGCATCATTTGGCTGGCCAACATTCATTATGATGAACAGGACTACCCACAAGCCATCAAATCTTACCAGGCTGCCCTGCAACTGGGTCCCGATTATCAACCCCGTTTGTACTACCAATTGGCACTGGCTCAAATGCGCGCTGACGATTTTGCGGGTTCCATCCCTACCTGGAATCAATTTTTGCAGCGCGAAAAAAAGAATCCCGAGCTCATTCAACGCGCCCAGCGCAACCGCGCCGATGCCGTTTTTGCTGCCGAGGCCATCAAAAACCCACTACCCTTTCAGCCCGAAAAATTACCACCCAGCATCAACAGCCCCGAGCACGCGGAGTTTTTACCTTCGCTGAGCGCCGACGGGCAGACGATGGTTTTTAGCCGCCTGGTGCAAGGGCAAGAAGATTTTTTTGTGAGTAAAAAAAAGGAGGGCATTTGGCAAACCGCTGAACCCCTAGTGGAACTCAATACGCCCTTTAATGAAGCGGGACATTGTCTCTCCCCCGACGGCAAAACCTTGTACTACACCGGTTGCAACCAGGCCAAAAGTTTAGGTGGTTGTGACATTTATGTGTCCTATTATCGCGATAGTAGCTGGACGGCCCCGGCCAATCTTGGTGCACCGATCAATTCCGGGGCATGGGAATCACTACCTTCCATCTCCGCTGCTGGCCGGGCCATGATTTTTGCCTCGGATCGAGCGGGAGGCGTAGGTGGCCGCGACCTTTGGTTGAGCCGCCAATTGCCCGATGGCAAATGGTCAGCACCCCGCAATTTAGGCGCGAAAGTGAATACCAAGGGCGATGAACAGGCCCCGTTTCTACACCCCGATGGTGCCACCTTGTACTTCATGTCGAATGGACATCCCGGTATGGGGGGCTTCGATTTGTACCTGACCAGACTAGACAGTGCGGGCAATTGGAGTGTCCCGCAAAACCTGGGTTACCCCATCAACACCCGCGCCAACGAAGGGGCCTTGGCGGTGAGTCTGGACGGTAGCCGTGCCTGGTTTTCAACAGATATGGAAGATACCCGCAATGCGGAAGGCATCAAATTGGGTCGTTCAGACATTTACAGTTTTATCCTTCCCGAGATCAATCGTCCCAAAATGGTCACTTTTGCCCGGGGCAAGGTGTTTGATTTACAAACCCAAACACCACTTGCGGCCGAAGTAGAAGTCCTTGAACTTGCCTCCAGAAAAGTTTTTTACAAAGCCAAAGTGGCCGAAGATGGTACTTTTTTGGTATGCCTGCCCCTCGGCCAAAACTATGCCCTCAATGCCTCTTTTCCTGGCTATACTTTTTATTCCGCCAATTTTGCCCTCGCCGAAGTACGCAGTGCAGATCAGGCTTATGAGCTGAGCGCGGGTTTACAGGCCTTACCTCAAACCAGCGACCTGGTAGCAAACAAAGACCAAGCGCCCGTGGTGTTGCGCAATGTGTTTTTTGAAACGGCTTCAGCGGCCTTGCGGCAGGAATCTGGACCCGAGTTGGATCACCTGGCGGATTTGCTGAATCAGAACCCAAACTTACGCATTCAAATCAATGGCCATACCGACAATGTAGGTACTGATGCCGACAACCTGCGGCTTTCGGAGCAGCGTGCCAAAGCAGTGTACACCTACCTGGTTGGCAAAGGGATCGCTGCGGAACGCCTGGCGTACAAAGGTTTTGGAGAAACCCAGCCCATTGCTGACAATAATACAGAAGAAGGGCGGAAGGTAAATCGACGGACGGAATTTGTGGTGTTGTAACACCGATCAGTCCTGATTTTGTAGCTACAGTACATAAAAAACCCTGCTATTTCCCCTGCGCCTTCTCCCAACGAATTTTCGCCACCAAATAATTGTACCAGGCACTCAGCGAATTGTTCTCCGCTTCGCGTAAGGAAAACTCGGTATTCAGCAACTCCGAAAAAAGCAAATTGCCTCCGGCATACCGCTCCTTTTCCAATTCGAGAATTTTGCGGGCTGTAGCTAGGTTCTGCTGTGCGCTCTGCATTTGTACCTGAGCATTTTTTAAAGCTGTTTGGGTGGAGGCCATTTCGTAGTTGATGTCCTGTTGGATGCGTTCGAGATTTTGCTTGCTCACTTGGTTTTGCAGCTTGAGTACTTCGAGGTTTTTGTTGCGCAAGTTGCCATCGAAGAGGGTAAAGCTGGTTTGTAAGCCCACGTAAACCGCAGGGAACCATTTTTCCCAGACCGCAAAATTGTTGCTCAGGTGCTGCACCGAACCATTGGCAATGGCGCTCAAATTGGGGCGGTATTGCTCCTTGATGCGTTGCTGATCGAGCAGGTTGATGGCCAAACGCTGTTGTTCTTCCTTAAGTTCCCAACGTTGACCAGCGTTGGCAGGGTTGGGAAGTTCCGCGGTAGGTGGTGGAATATCCCCCACTTGCAGCGGGGTATCCAGGGGCAAACCGACCTGGTAGGCCAGGTTTTGCCGACTCAAGTCCAGGCTGTTCTGCGCCTGGTCGCGGGCGGCGCGGTTGTTGTCCACTTCCAGTTGGCTCCGTTGAACCTCGCTGGCCAGCAAGGCTCCGGCGTTGAAGCGGTTCTGACTGATTTGTAGCAGCGATTCTGCGCGTTTGAATTTTTCCTCGGCCAATTTGAGTTGTTCTTGCTTCAAAAACACATCGTACCAGGCCTCGGCAATGGTGAGGCGGTAGTTGACTTTTTGTTTTTCCAGGGTGGCCTCTTGCAAACTCCGCTGGCCATCCGCCAGTAGCTGATCCGTGCGCAGGGTCGGATCGATCAAGGAGTAGGACACATTCAATGCTCCCGTAATGTTGAACGTGGTGCCGAAACGCAGTTTTTGATCCTCGCCTGTGGCAGGGCCACCAAATGCTCCAGCGGGAATGATGGTCGTAGGTAATACCAGGTTGCTGCGCAATTCGCCGTTGGCGCTCACGACCGGGCTGCGGCGGGAATCTACCTTATCCCGTTCCCGCTGAGCCAATTGGATTTGCAGGACCTGATTTTTGAGTTCAAGGTTATTGCTCTGCCCCAGAGAGATGGCTTCTTCAAGACTGAGCACGCGTGGATTTTGGCCAAAGGCCAGCCCTACACTTAGAAAGAAAAGTATCGTAAAAAGTGGAGATTTCATGGTTGAGGAGGTTGAAGAGTTGAGGAGGTTACACTTCGGTCGCCGAGCGGAGCCGAGGTGCCCGAAGTGCAACCTTCTCAACTAAATTCTAAAAATAGCCGAAGGCTCCAGTCCGGTGATCCGCCGAATGGCAAACAAACTGCCAAAGAGCGCAATGAACAAAGTCAGCACCAGAAAGCCAAAGCGCATCCAGAGGGGAAACTCAAAAATGGTACCCGCCTGGGCCACGCCGGTTTTGAAGCCATTGACAAAAAAGTAGCCGATCAAAAACCCGATGATCGCCAGGATCATTGCCTGCATCAGAATCAGGCGACTGATGTATCCATTTGTAGCGCCGATGGCTTTGAGGGTTCCGTAATCCCGGATGCGGTCGATGGTTGCAGAGTACAGCGTGAGCCCGATGATCACAAAACCCACAATCAACGCAAAGATGATCAAGGTACCAAAAGAGAGCGCAATACCACTGGAACTCAATACCGTAAGAATGGTTTCACGGGTGAAGTCTTCACTGGGCCAGGCACGAATTCCCTTGATGTTTTTGTTGATCGAATAAATGACTTGCTCACGACCTATCTTGGGATCCCATTTGAGCAAAAAAGCGCTGGCTTCGTTGTTGGGGATATTGCCCAGGTAACGCGCCCTTTCGATGGTAGTAAACGTATACGTTCCCCCAAAAGAACGCACACCTTTGGTATTGCCCGCAATGAAGACCTTTTTACCATTGATCTCAAAATAGTCGCCAATTTTGGCACTGCCGAGGGCTTCGCGGTCGAAGAAATCGGTGATGATGGCCCCATCTTTCAACATGTCTGCTTTGCTGCCTTCACTCAACATCCAAGGGCCACCCGCGCATTCCGGGTATTGTACCCCAATGATGACCACGCCCGAGTTTTTGCCGTTGGCAAAACGAGCACCTCCGGAGGCCAACACGAGTGGGCTGACTTGGGTGACGCCGGGCACACTGGCTAACTCGCGGGCTTTGCGCATGTCCAGAGTAGCCAGGGAGTTGACGTCGTTGGTCTTGTCGTCGACTACCCAGATGTACTCCTGGTTGTTGCGCACCAGCGCCGACATGGCATTGGTGAGGAAAATAAAAATACCGCATTGCTGCCCGATGAGGAATACCGAGAGGATCACGCCGAAGAGTGCGCCGAATGATTTTGCTTTGTCGTAAAGCAGAAAACGAAGAGCGGTTTTGAACATGATTGTTTTTTTTTACTGTTGATCCAGTTCGATTACACACTCTACCCGGCTACCAATGAGCACTTTGCTGTTGTCGTCGAGGCGCACGTGTACTTCGCGGACCCGGCGGTCTTCGAGGTTGTCGGCCCGGTCTGAAAACAGCGATTTTTGCTTGAGGTAAGACCCAGTAAACACCACCGTACCCCGGGTCAGGACTTTGTTTTCGCCCTGGGCGCGGATATAGGCTTTGTTGCCATTTTTGACCCGCAAAGCGTACAATTCATCCACTTCACCCACGGCGAGATAAGGGCCATCTTTGGCAAAATCGCCGAGTACTTTTTCACTGTTGATGTAGTTCCCCGGTTTGACATCGCAAGAAAGAAAGATGCCGGAAAGGGGGGCACGCAGGCTCTTCTTGCCCAATTGGGTTTGGCTGAGGCCGATGTCGGTACGCAATTCTTCCAGGCGTGCCCGCTGTTGCTCGATATTGGCCGCTTGCGCAGCCAACTGCTTTTGCAGGTCGTCCACGTTGAAGCGGCTATCGTCTACACTCTGCTGGGTGGCAGCGTTGCCTTGCTGGAGTTTTAGGTTGCGGTTGTAGGTATTCTGGGCGTTGGCCAGTTTTACCCGCAGTGATTCCAGATTGGCCACGGCGGCATCGATGGCTGCCTGTTGGGTTTTGATGCGGCTTTGGGTCTGGCGCAATTGTGCGGTTTCGATGGCGGATTCCAGCACCACCAATACCTCCCCTTTTTTTACCGCCTGGTTCTCGGCAAAAAGAACTTCTTTGACAAAACCCGCCGTTTCAGCATTGATGCTGATGATTTTACCTGAAGGTTCGATACGGGCGATGCCCACTACCTCTTTGACGTTCATGGTTGAATCCAGCGGAACTTCAGTCGAAGTAAGGGGTTCGGATTGGGTTTCTTCGGTGGTTTTGTCTGCACCACAGCTCCACAAAGAAAAGGTAGCGGCTAAAAAAATGAGTTGAGTAGCTTTCATGGTTATAGTGATGAACTAATGATCAATTTTATCCACTGTGGTTACGATGCCATTGTTGACCGATACGATGCGGTGGGCATATTTCTCCAGACGGGGGTCGTGGGTAACGACGCATACCGACTTCCCTTCGTTGGCCAGGTGGCGTAGCTCTTGCATGACGACGTCTAGTGAGTCTTTGTCCAACGAGGCGGTGGGCTCGTCGCAGAGGATCAGTTTGGGATTCGTGACCAGGGCGCGGGCTATGGCGACCCGTTGCTGTTGTCCACCGGAGAGTTGTTTGGGCAATTGTTTGCGGCGGTCCATCATGTCCACCATCTCCAGCGCTTTTTGGGTGCGTTGGCGGGCTTCGGCATTTTTGACCCCCTGCAAGCGGAGGGGCATCAGCACGTTGTCTTCCGCAGTGAGGGGAGCCAACAAGTTGAAACTTTGGAACACAAATCCGATCGTACTGAGGCGCAGGTGGGCCAACTGCCGTTCGTTGAGGCGGTTGATCTCTTGTCCGTCAACCCACAGGCGTCCTTTGCTGGGGTAAAGCACACAGCCCAGGAGGGAGAGCAGGGTCGTTTTGCCCGAACCAGATGGCCCGATGATGAGCAGCAATTCACCTTCTTTCACCTCCATGGTGGTAGGCTGTAGGGCCACAATTTCCTGGTCCCCCACCTTGTACATCTTGCTGACTTCTTCCAGTTTGGCAATCATAAAAGTAGTTTTACAATTTTTTCACAATTAAAAACTATGTTTTCATTGCATTCTTATGGTAAAACTGGATTGGATGGAAAAGGTTGTGGGATTGGAGCAATTTTTTCAGAAAATTTTTAATCTTTTTTCCATCCCTGCATTCCACCGGTGTGCACTACACAGATGCGGGAGTCTCTAGGAAAAAATCCTTGTTGTACCAAATCAAGTACACCCCACAGCATTTTTGCCGTATAAATGGGCTCTAAAGGCAGGTCATAAGTTTTCATCTTGACCAAAAAATCGAGCAATACGGTTGGCGTTTTAGCATAGCCGCCAAAATGATAATCGGTATGGATGTCCCAGTTGGTCCAGGTGGCAGGAGCCAGTAAGTCTCGCACTACTGCACGGTGAAAATCTCCCTTGAGAGCCGAAAATCCCAGGGCAAAGGATCGCCCAGCCAGGCCTTGAACCAGGCCAGCTAAAGTACCGCCCGTTCCGCAGCTGAGGCAAATGTAATCGACTTCTTCCTGGGCCAGAATTTCTTCGCCCAATTCGGCACAGCCCGGTAAGGCCAGTTTGTTGGTGCCCCCTTCAGGCAATAGATAAGCTGGTGGGTATTGTTGCTGCAATTGGGCCAATATTTCAGGTTCCTCTTTGCGGCGATATTGTTCTCTTGTCCAAAATTGCAGCTCCATACCACAATTCTGGGCAAATGTTAAGGTAGGATTTAAAGGCTGAGTTTTTTCTCCCCGAATGATCCCAATGGTCTTGAAGCCAAATAATTTTCCCGCGCTGGCGGTTGCGGCGATGTGATTGGAGTAAGCGCCTCCAAAGGTGAGCAAGGCAGTGTATCCATGTGCACGCGCCTCCAGGAGGTTGTATTTGAGTTTGCGCCATTTGTTACCACAGAAAGCCTGGTCTCCCGGCCAGGCTTCCATGTGCAACAAATCATCTCTTTTAATCCAACAACGCATTCCATGATCCTGAAGCAGGGGGTGTTGAAACACCTGCATGGGACTGGGTGGATGCTGCATCAAAGCTTGCATAAGCAGTATGCTAATACCCGAATACTTCTTCGAGGCTAACTTCTTTCAGTGTACCAAAACCCTCCAGATAGTTCAGATCTACCTGGGATTTGCTACCCATGACCAGGAATTTGTAAGCCCGGCCACGCACGTATTCTTCGTGAAAATTCACCAGATCGCGGATGCGCGCTTGTTCGGTGCGCTGATAGATGTCGCGACGCAAGTCGGTGGAGTAACCCAGCTCCCGGTTGGCGCGGGCTTGCCAATATACCCTGGAAGGAATGATGCGCTCACTTTCTATCCGTTTGAGGATGGCTTGCCGGGCATGCTCGATTTGCGATTCTACTACGGGCATTTCATTCAGCAATTGCAAAAAAGTGGGGATTGCGTCGGAAAGTTTGTCGGGTTGTGTTCCCACGTAGGCCTGGAGGTAATGCGCCCAATCGCGTTTGCGGGGCGAACTGTAATAGGCATACGTGGAATACGCCAATGCTTTGGACTCGCGGATTTCCTGGAAAACTATCGAAGAAAGGCCCAGTCCAAAATAATCATTGAACAAATCACTCATCAAGTGTTCATCCATATTGAAGCGCGGCGTGCCTTTAGACACCAACATCACATCCGTTTGAACAATCGGGAAGTCCAAAAATACGACCTGGTTTTCTTTGGTTTCGAGTTGGTTGTATTGCCGCGAGGGTATCGCTTTTTTCAGCGGCGTACTAACGTGGTGATGGGTTTCGAGCAAGCGAACGATTTCTTGCATGGGAAACTGACCATAGTAATAAATTTTGTGCTCAAAACCATTCAAAGTTTTGATTTGGTTGCACAACTCATCGGCCTCCAACTGGTTCAGTTCCGCTGCACTCAAGCGATAGGTGAACGGTGAATCGTCGCCGTAACGGGCATAATTGCTCAAGGCATTGCGCAAAACCAGGTTGCGGTCCTTTTTGGCATTCTCCCGGTGGGTTAAGGTATCGGAGATTACATTTTGCAAGATGGTCGCATCGGGTTTGAGGTTGGCCAGAATGTGCTCCAACAACTCCAGGCCCTTGACCATATTGTCTTCCAGACCGCTCAATGACATGTAAGTGTAGTCATCGTCATTGCTCACGTCGAAGCTCAGGCCGAGGCGAAACAATTCCCTTTGCAAATCGGCAGAACTGTACCGATCGGTGCCCAAATAAGGGAAATATTGCACCGCCAATCCCAACTTACGGTCGCTGTTTTTGCCCATTGGAAAAATATAATCCAGGCGAAAAAGCGAGTTATTGGGGTTGCGTACATAGTCCAGCGGTATACCTGAACTCAAAATGGTTGACTCAATGGCGGTTTCAAAATCTACAAAAACGGGTTCCAAGCTCGGCGCGGTAGTTTCCAAAAACGACTGTGCATAAGAGGAAATGGCGTCCCGATTAAGTTCTACCGCCGTAATGATGGGTTTTTCCACCTTGGTTACGTTGGAGTCTTCTGCTTGAACCTTTTGCACTTCCACGTAATTGTCGCTGAAGTGTTTTTGGGCAAATTCGACAATCTGCGCTTTGGTGATTTTGGCGATGTCAGATTGCCGACGGGTGTAATGTTCCCAATCGATGCCCAGGATAAAGCTGCTGGTCATGGCATTAACCCTGGCATCATTTGATTCTGAGGCCATGACCTGTCCCAATTTAAAGTCGGTGGTCACTGCTTCAACCATCCACTCATCAAATTCCCCCCGACAAATTTTATTCAGTTCTCCCAGCAGGAGGTCTTTAACTTCTTCCAGGGTTTGGCCTTGCCGAGGTTTGCCGTACAAACCAAAAACCGAATAATCTTCATAAAACCAAAACCAGGCTTCTGATTCCAGTACTTTTTGCTGTTGATTCAGGTTCAAATCGAGCAAGCCCGCCTGATCGTTGAACAACAATGATCGAATCAAGCCCAGGTAAAGGGTATCATCGGACTTGGCCTGATCAAAACGCCAGGCCAGCATGACCAGCGAAGGCTCCTGACCGTAAACCACGCGGTGGGCAGGTTGGGTCAGCGGTGGCTGGGGTTCGAAAGTAAAGGGCGGAACAGGTTTACTTTGGTAGTTTCCAAAGTATTTTTCGGCCAACTTTACCACTTCAGCCGGATCAAAATCACCCGCCATGACAATCGCCATGTTGTTGGGTACGTAGTACGTTTGAAAATACCGTTGGATATTGACCTGTGAGGGTGTCCGCAAGTGTTCTGCCGAACCGATGGTGGTTTGGGTACCGTAAGGGTGTGAAGGGAAAAGTACTTCC includes these proteins:
- a CDS encoding M16 family metallopeptidase, whose product is MHYITCCFKKGEEMMDAKIQYAFKTVPDDLLKVQRYTLPNGLQLFLSVNKNEPRVFTNIVVRAGSKQDPPETTGLAHYMEHMLFKGTSKMGTLDWEKESALLEQISDLYEAHRATQDEAERRRIYAEIDRISFEAAKLSAPSEYDKLVSNIGGRATNAYTWVEQTVYVNDIPSNELERWMRLESERFRMMALRLFHTELETVYEEFNINQDKDNRKVNTAIREVLFPSHPYGTQTTIGSAEHLRTPSQVNIQRYFQTYYVPNNMAIVMAGDFDPAEVVKLAEKYFGNYQSKPVPPFTFEPQPPLTQPAHRVVYGQEPSLVMLAWRFDQAKSDDTLYLGLIRSLLFNDQAGLLDLNLNQQQKVLESEAWFWFYEDYSVFGLYGKPRQGQTLEEVKDLLLGELNKICRGEFDEWMVEAVTTDFKLGQVMASESNDARVNAMTSSFILGIDWEHYTRRQSDIAKITKAQIVEFAQKHFSDNYVEVQKVQAEDSNVTKVEKPIITAVELNRDAISSYAQSFLETTAPSLEPVFVDFETAIESTILSSGIPLDYVRNPNNSLFRLDYIFPMGKNSDRKLGLAVQYFPYLGTDRYSSADLQRELFRLGLSFDVSNDDDYTYMSLSGLEDNMVKGLELLEHILANLKPDATILQNVISDTLTHRENAKKDRNLVLRNALSNYARYGDDSPFTYRLSAAELNQLEADELCNQIKTLNGFEHKIYYYGQFPMQEIVRLLETHHHVSTPLKKAIPSRQYNQLETKENQVVFLDFPIVQTDVMLVSKGTPRFNMDEHLMSDLFNDYFGLGLSSIVFQEIRESKALAYSTYAYYSSPRKRDWAHYLQAYVGTQPDKLSDAIPTFLQLLNEMPVVESQIEHARQAILKRIESERIIPSRVYWQARANRELGYSTDLRRDIYQRTEQARIRDLVNFHEEYVRGRAYKFLVMGSKSQVDLNYLEGFGTLKEVSLEEVFGY
- a CDS encoding ABC transporter ATP-binding protein yields the protein MIAKLEEVSKMYKVGDQEIVALQPTTMEVKEGELLLIIGPSGSGKTTLLSLLGCVLYPSKGRLWVDGQEINRLNERQLAHLRLSTIGFVFQSFNLLAPLTAEDNVLMPLRLQGVKNAEARQRTQKALEMVDMMDRRKQLPKQLSGGQQQRVAIARALVTNPKLILCDEPTASLDKDSLDVVMQELRHLANEGKSVCVVTHDPRLEKYAHRIVSVNNGIVTTVDKIDH
- a CDS encoding TolC family protein, producing MKSPLFTILFFLSVGLAFGQNPRVLSLEEAISLGQSNNLELKNQVLQIQLAQRERDKVDSRRSPVVSANGELRSNLVLPTTIIPAGAFGGPATGEDQKLRFGTTFNITGALNVSYSLIDPTLRTDQLLADGQRSLQEATLEKQKVNYRLTIAEAWYDVFLKQEQLKLAEEKFKRAESLLQISQNRFNAGALLASEVQRSQLEVDNNRAARDQAQNSLDLSRQNLAYQVGLPLDTPLQVGDIPPPTAELPNPANAGQRWELKEEQQRLAINLLDQQRIKEQYRPNLSAIANGSVQHLSNNFAVWEKWFPAVYVGLQTSFTLFDGNLRNKNLEVLKLQNQVSKQNLERIQQDINYEMASTQTALKNAQVQMQSAQQNLATARKILELEKERYAGGNLLFSELLNTEFSLREAENNSLSAWYNYLVAKIRWEKAQGK
- a CDS encoding HlyD family secretion protein, which translates into the protein MKATQLIFLAATFSLWSCGADKTTEETQSEPLTSTEVPLDSTMNVKEVVGIARIEPSGKIISINAETAGFVKEVLFAENQAVKKGEVLVVLESAIETAQLRQTQSRIKTQQAAIDAAVANLESLRVKLANAQNTYNRNLKLQQGNAATQQSVDDSRFNVDDLQKQLAAQAANIEQQRARLEELRTDIGLSQTQLGKKSLRAPLSGIFLSCDVKPGNYINSEKVLGDFAKDGPYLAVGEVDELYALRVKNGNKAYIRAQGENKVLTRGTVVFTGSYLKQKSLFSDRADNLEDRRVREVHVRLDDNSKVLIGSRVECVIELDQQ
- a CDS encoding OmpA family protein, yielding MFQLLVQASSAFGQSYTTRTTLSPKLQKQFEKVRAQVDAKAFTEAKTGLNKILQEDPNFIDGIIWLANIHYDEQDYPQAIKSYQAALQLGPDYQPRLYYQLALAQMRADDFAGSIPTWNQFLQREKKNPELIQRAQRNRADAVFAAEAIKNPLPFQPEKLPPSINSPEHAEFLPSLSADGQTMVFSRLVQGQEDFFVSKKKEGIWQTAEPLVELNTPFNEAGHCLSPDGKTLYYTGCNQAKSLGGCDIYVSYYRDSSWTAPANLGAPINSGAWESLPSISAAGRAMIFASDRAGGVGGRDLWLSRQLPDGKWSAPRNLGAKVNTKGDEQAPFLHPDGATLYFMSNGHPGMGGFDLYLTRLDSAGNWSVPQNLGYPINTRANEGALAVSLDGSRAWFSTDMEDTRNAEGIKLGRSDIYSFILPEINRPKMVTFARGKVFDLQTQTPLAAEVEVLELASRKVFYKAKVAEDGTFLVCLPLGQNYALNASFPGYTFYSANFALAEVRSADQAYELSAGLQALPQTSDLVANKDQAPVVLRNVFFETASAALRQESGPELDHLADLLNQNPNLRIQINGHTDNVGTDADNLRLSEQRAKAVYTYLVGKGIAAERLAYKGFGETQPIADNNTEEGRKVNRRTEFVVL
- a CDS encoding 1-aminocyclopropane-1-carboxylate deaminase/D-cysteine desulfhydrase, whose translation is MQALMQHPPSPMQVFQHPLLQDHGMRCWIKRDDLLHMEAWPGDQAFCGNKWRKLKYNLLEARAHGYTALLTFGGAYSNHIAATASAGKLFGFKTIGIIRGEKTQPLNPTLTFAQNCGMELQFWTREQYRRKEEPEILAQLQQQYPPAYLLPEGGTNKLALPGCAELGEEILAQEEVDYICLSCGTGGTLAGLVQGLAGRSFALGFSALKGDFHRAVVRDLLAPATWTNWDIHTDYHFGGYAKTPTVLLDFLVKMKTYDLPLEPIYTAKMLWGVLDLVQQGFFPRDSRICVVHTGGMQGWKKD
- a CDS encoding ABC transporter permease, which gives rise to MFKTALRFLLYDKAKSFGALFGVILSVFLIGQQCGIFIFLTNAMSALVRNNQEYIWVVDDKTNDVNSLATLDMRKARELASVPGVTQVSPLVLASGGARFANGKNSGVVIIGVQYPECAGGPWMLSEGSKADMLKDGAIITDFFDREALGSAKIGDYFEINGKKVFIAGNTKGVRSFGGTYTFTTIERARYLGNIPNNEASAFLLKWDPKIGREQVIYSINKNIKGIRAWPSEDFTRETILTVLSSSGIALSFGTLIIFALIVGFVIIGLTLYSATIDRIRDYGTLKAIGATNGYISRLILMQAMILAIIGFLIGYFFVNGFKTGVAQAGTIFEFPLWMRFGFLVLTLFIALFGSLFAIRRITGLEPSAIFRI